Part of the Cyprinus carpio isolate SPL01 chromosome A1, ASM1834038v1, whole genome shotgun sequence genome is shown below.
CACAATTTAAATGTGCAACAATAATGAAATCACAAAATGTAACTAACTTCATGCTTTTGGGggacatttaaataaactttaccAATGTTATCAAGTGACTACTATATTAGTCTCTTGATAacatcacaacatttattctaTAGTTTCTCTGGTAAAAACTAGATGAAGCCAGAAAGGCATCATAGAACAGTTTTGCATGTATTTTACTTAGATGTAAAGAGTCCAAACATCCCTCCCACTACAACTCACGATTGTAGACGAGAGAGAATTTGAGTAACAAAGTAGTTTGAATGCTGCATAACGTCAAGGCGAGGTGTGCATCTAAATCTCCTTTGTGTACACCAGGACtttacaaaagggaaaaaaaacagacaccCTCAAGCATTCAAACTCAGGCTATTTGCTGGAGGACTCCTAACAATCCTTTCACTTCACTTCTAAGCTACTTACCTCTGATCTTAGCACGGTAGgctaattgtatattttatatactattattatatattacctaGCTATCAATTACAGATAATTTAGCTTTAAGACTTCGACATAAGATTAAAATGAACATGACGGCTGGTTTTTCAGATGGATGAGCTGGATGAGACTCAGCTGAAGAATCATGTGGACAGTCTGAAGCAGCAGCTACAGTTTAACAGAGAGAAAACATCTGTCTCGATTCCAGAGTGAGTATCAAACAAAACATCTACTGCAGTGGATTGTTTCAAATCAGGGATTTCCAACTAGGGGTTTTTAAACCCTTAAtaactgtcatatatatatatatatactttaaaaatgcacacttaagtatttttatttgcatagataatatatataaatgcaaatcatTGCGTAtgaataaaaatctgaatatatctgtgctaaaaatatgaaaatattatatatagtattcaAACACGTAAGTCATTCGGGCTGACCATATCAAGCAAGGAATCTcaggctacttttttttttatctattatctATTCATTTTCAGGTTAACTAAATGGATAGAGGAGAAAATGAATGAGGATCCATTTCTGAATCCAGATATACTTAAGGAAAACCCGTGGGTGGAGTCAAGCAAATGTGTTATAGCATAGCGCAAGAGCTGTTACTCATCACTATGGAAACAGGAGTGACTCCACCCACTGTCATGGTTACATTGCCCCGACTTTGACTAGGATGGACAAACACGCAAATGTAAATCTGCTTTCTTGTTTACGCTTATCATGCCACGACATtatgaatagaaagaaagaaaaaactgtcGTTATTCAGTGAAAACATGTATTTATAAAAGTGTAAGACAACTATAcatgaacaataaaaaacaaaacaaaacaaagaggaaccattgctttttatttttcacacattgtagatatttgtttttttaactataacGTACAAGGTTCAGAACATTTTTGGGTTTTATATTTTTAGGTGGtaaattaacattcattaagCTTCATCTTCTCTCTCAGCCACATCACTTTAAAGTAGCTCCCGAATGTAAACGTTTCTGCGCACTGCATTGGACACACCTTCATTGAAACGAAACCATACATCACTGTTACCCACAGCTTTACCGATATGCACCACTCCACCTCCTTTGCCATCTTCACCTGCAAAGAGAAGTGAGATCAGCTCATGTTTAGCATTTAGGTTATGCAGAAGACTTGTACTGCAATTtattgtatgaatatatataatatatatatatatatatatatatatatatatatatatatatatatatatatatatatatatatatatatatatatatatatatatatatataaatatatatatataaaaatatacacacacaaacacaaacaactacTCACTTGTAGTGGTGACCACAGGTTTCTCCTTGGGTGCAATGGCTCGTCCAAAGAAATCCAATTCAGGCTATAAACGTGAAAAGGATAAATAAACAAGTCATCACATGTGAGCACTTCGACCCTGATCACTATTAACTCAGTTAATCTTGGATTATTATGAAGCATAAGTCAAGAATATGCAAAGAGAGCCAGTATAAGTACAATAATGTAAAACTCATTTTTTGTAGATCAGTTTGACACAATGTCAGAGTGAAGTTGTGATTCACCAATCACAGCATTGAATTTGCTATGATAATATTCAATGGTGGAGTGGACTtaaggaaaatacattttaaaatgggaTTTTTATGAGTATAGGGAGGTTGTTTAAGGACAGATGTAAAGGATTGAAGGTGGTTTAATATAGATGCTTTACCCTGCTTTCCACCACAGTCTGTTTAACGATGTTCTCCAGCCTCTGCTGATGGTTCCTGCTTGTCTGTTTCTTCACTTCTGTCTTCTTCTCCTCTTGATCCTTTTTAACTGTCTCCGTCTGAATGCAGAGAACAAATGCGTCGTAAACAAAACAAGATACAGCTCTGCATATTATATGTTGTATAGTTGTAGCCTGTGTTGGGGCTGAACATCTGTCcataaatacacacaacacaatacTTAATGGATTAAATACATTTTGCGCCTCACTTCTGAAAGTTTGGACTGGTATGACTGAAGTCGGACAAAACTGTAGACATTTTCAAAGTCGTAATATTGCAGTCCAAGCAAAGTGCATGTGAACGTATTTCAAGTTTACACTGCAAATGAGTGGTGAAACAGACAAAAAATtacctaaatataaataaataaacatacacaaccaAACTAAATACACACTTGAAAGCCAAGCATCAAActttcagtaaagaaaaaaaataaataaactgatataacatttaattctattttttaagtgtaactatatatatatatatatatatatatatatatatatatatatatatatatatatatatatatatatgtatatatatatatatatatatatatatatatatatatatatatatatatatatatatatatatatatatatatatatatatatggtatatatatatgtatatatatatgtatatatatatatatatgtatatatatatatatattcaaatattattatattacaatattgcaATACTTAAGTAACTGTTAATATTTGTGTACAGgctatatgtttgtgtgtgtgtgtgtgtgtgtgtgtgtgtgtgtgtgtgtgtgtgtgtgttttaccttcTGTGGGTTTCGTTTCTGCTGGGCTCTCTCTACCCTCCTCATCCTCTCTAGTTCTGTCTCCCTGGCGATCAGCTGCTTCACCTGATAGGTTAACTGCCTCCGGGGAGGCAAACCCGGAAAATGCACCACATCTTCTACATTactgtggaaacacacacacacaggtcatttAATGTACAACTAGTCATTGAAAACAGCATAATATAATGACAGCACAGACCtttacataacattataatattattattgggCACTACTCCAAAGTGAACCTGACCAGGGTATTCCTGGTCAAGTAAACAAAGTCATTTCTTTAGGACAGTTGAAGAATGTCCTGTCAAAAAATATATGGAGCAATTCACAagtctgtgtgtttgttccaATATATGATGTTGTTATTGCCgttttcacattaaaatcacAGGATAGCAATGAAAGCTTATAAGCATCTCACATTAAATTGCCTGAAAGacttcatatatacagtatatggaaatGCGTGCTGTGTATTAGCATGACTGGACATTAAAGAGTTGGATTATATTCACAATATTGTCTGTCAAAATAGCACAATAATTACAAAAGCAGCAGAGATGTGATTGTTTCTTCCATTCAGGCCATTCAGAAAACCAATACAATAGCCCAAATTGTTTCCCTGCTTATCTTCTCATTCCTGTTTTTTATCCACCTTTAGCTCCATCAAGCCGACTTTTAAAGGTTCAGCAGCAAGTGCTCCACTTGTGACTGTCAAAGCTTGTTTGTgaacattttcagcatcacttcCATCAATCAAAGTGAGTGGTATGACACGGTAAGaattgttgttctttttataCACTTATGATGAACATGTGCATCCATTCATGAGGCAAGTAACAAAAACCTCCAAGTTTTCATGTGACAAAATTGACAGAGTGAAACAGAGGACGGAGAATGATAAAAAAAGTAGAAGAGTAGGGCAGGGAGAGACAATAATCTGGAGCTGCAGCCTAATCTTGCATAAATTGTGATGAACAGGTAAACACATACAGAATCTCTCAAGTGCTGTGCGTGTTAGTGTGTATTCTTGTGGTGAAGTCTCATTTGCATAACTAATGTCCTGACAGACAAGCATGGTTATCTGCCCAAAAACAGAACAATATGTTCAATGAGTCTGTAGATCATGTTGTTAGTGTATGTGCATGTACTCACGGCTCCAGCACATAAGTGTACTGTCCCTCTGGTGTGCGGTCCTGTCTGTAGGTCAGGTTGTAGTTGATCATGGTGTCAATCAAATCATAGAGCTGCTGCTTCTCCCTAGTGCTGTAAAGCTGTGGGTTGACCTGTAAGAAACACATCACGCATCACTacgtctgcatttatttgatcaaaagtacagtaagaCAGtcatattgtggaatattattacaatttaaaactgttttctgttttaagacattttaaaatgtaatttattccagtgattgcaaagctgaattttcagcatcattactccagtcttcagtgtcacatgatctttcagaaatcattctaatatgcttgcttcgctgctcaagaaacatttcttaatatcatcaatgttgaaaactgcttttttgtgtgtgtggaaaatgtaatatagtgttttcagcattctttgatgaatagagagtttgAAAGCAGCAGCGGGCCTGCAGGAATTTAAAATCACTCACCGGCCGTAGTTTGGGGGAGATGAGCTCCAGGAGAAGGCTGAGGATGTCCAAGCAGAGACAGCTCATGGAAATGCGGCTCTGTACAGCGGGTGGGATTTCATTCAACATGGCAAGCAGGGCGTTCTTGGTGTGCTGAGTTTTAGTGAAAGCCTAGAAATGAATTtgagattaatttaatttattactgaATACACAACAGCTTGTCAATGGGGCAGTACCCTCAAAGTAGCAACTTTGTACCATCTTTACCACTAAAGGGTGATTATTGGTAACTCAGAGTAGTAACATGTACcctgaaaacaataatatgtacTCATATGGTACTAATATGCTCCTTTTAGGGTAAAGATTCCTTTGAGGCTACTGCCCCAGTGTCAAGCTGCTGTTCCCCCAAAGCAGgagttctcaactctggccctcgaggtccactttgctgcagagtttagccaGGGATCGTCTTACTATAGGGAGATGAgtgggtctgtattacttactattggagaaagtgtAACGGTCAAATTGGATCATGTGTGCCTTGATCACCAATCATATTATAGCCTTGacgtcattgaatttcagtcagagttgtgatCTCAGTTtacggataccataggaatgaatgagaagtgccgtAAGCTGTAGCCCACCTGTCACTAAACTCTACTGGAACGTGGACCTCAGGgctcattttttttc
Proteins encoded:
- the LOC109068501 gene encoding guanine nucleotide-binding protein G(I)/G(S)/G(O) subunit gamma-13-like — its product is MDELDETQLKNHVDSLKQQLQFNREKTSVSIPELTKWIEEKMNEDPFLNPDILKENPWVESSKCVIA